A window from Telopea speciosissima isolate NSW1024214 ecotype Mountain lineage chromosome 8, Tspe_v1, whole genome shotgun sequence encodes these proteins:
- the LOC122671818 gene encoding uncharacterized protein LOC122671818, translated as MHSNNTELPQKSLQIKEDNKFFSRLLTKEKSMANSSFRVYYGGSAGSVPFMWESQPGTPKHAFSDTSLPPLTPPPSFHSHLKQKSVKKPSKTNLLHTILPKLSLKKSQIPPLPPSPTSSLSWSSSLSSSSSSSSTTPTTPSNFHRNHRRISSSRLSFDSKGEDEYQGFGYPTSTMCFGVGRESSSSNLSGCNSIMVMKNAFLSIVGHRSDRGTTV; from the coding sequence ATGCACAGTAACAACACTGAACTTCCTCAAAAGTCTCTCCAAATCAAGGAGGATAACAAGTTCTTCTCAAGGCTTCTAACTAAGGAGAAATCCATGGCTAATTCATCCTTTAGAGTCTACTATGGAGGTTCAGCAGGTTCAGTTCCATTTATGTGGGAGTCTCAACCTGGTACACCTAAACACGCATTTAGTGATACCTCTCTTCCTCCACTCACCCCTCCACCTTCCTTCCATTCTCATCTCAAGCAAAAATCAGTTAAGAAGCCTTCAAAAACAAACCTTTTACACACAATATTGCCAAAACTTTCTTTGAAGAAATCCCAAAttccaccactaccaccatcaccaACATCTTCATTGTCATGGTCTTCATCAttgtcttcttcatcatcatcttcttccactACCCCAACTACCCCTTCTAATTTCCATCGTAATCATCGACGAATTTCGAGTTCTAGATTATCTTTTGATTCTAAAGGAGAAGATGAGTATCAGGGCTTTGGATATCCTACTTCAACCATGTGTTTTGGTGTGGGTAGAGAGAGTAGTTCTAGTAATCTCAGTGGCTGCAACTCAATAATGGTGatgaagaatgctttcttatcCATTGTTGGACATCGATCTGATCGAGGTACTACTGTGTAA
- the LOC122671861 gene encoding LOB domain-containing protein 15-like, which translates to MSRDRDRLDEIGKKIKREADASDRMGRRHMLGPSGTLNTITPCAACKLLRRRCAQECPFSPYFSPHEPQKFASVHKVFGASNVSKMLVEVPESQRADAANSLVYEANVRLRDPVYGCMGAISALQQQVQSLQVELNAVRSEIMKYKYRETSANLLSSSHAAALLSTVAVSVAAPPPPPSPARSHPPPQPPATATAILAATGAAPTASSSSSTMYTPPSTTIDYSSITSENVSYFG; encoded by the exons ATGTCCAGAGACAG AGATAGACTTGATGAGATAGGTAAGAAGATCAAGAGAGAAGCAGATGCATCTGATCGAATGGGAAGAAGACACATGTTGGGCCCTTCTGGGACCCTTAATACCATTACACCTTGTGCTGCTTGTAAGCTCCTAAGAAGAAGGTGTGCTCAAGAATGCCCTTTCTCTCCTTACTTCTCACCTCATGAGCCTCAAAAGTTTGCTTCTGTTCATAAAGTCTTTGGTGCAAGCAATGTCTCCAAGATGCTAGTG GAAGTACCAGAGAGCCAGAGAGCCGACGCTGCGAATAGTCTTGTTTACGAAGCGAATGTGAGGCTTAGAGATCCAGTTTATGGGTGCATGGGTGCAATCTCAGCTTTACAACAACAAGTTCAATCTTTACAAGTTGAGCTTAATGCAGTAAGAAGTGAGATAATGAAGTATAAGTATAGGGAAACTAGTGCTAATCTCCTTTCATCCTCACATGCTGCTGCTTTGCTTTCTACCGTGGCTGTGTCAGttgctgcaccaccaccaccaccatcaccggCGCGTTCTCATCCTCCGCCGCAACCTCCTGCAACTGCCACTGCTATTCTTGCTGCTACTGGTGCTGCTcctactgcttcttcttcttcttctaccatGTATACTCCCCCTTCTACTACCATCGACTATAGTTCCATTACTAGTGAAAATGTCTCCTATTTTGGTTAG
- the LOC122671942 gene encoding aspartate aminotransferase, mitochondrial-like isoform X1, with amino-acid sequence MRRFLGRKWMSTSTVGWWDNVVPAPKDPMLSVTEAFLSDTHPKKINLGVGAFRDDEGNPVVLQCVRDAEARVAGAEYLESLSRQGSLKLVMESVKLAYGENSDVVKEGNFAGVQAISGTDACRLFAEFQRRFQPESRIYLPVPTWPNHHNIWRDAQVPQRTFQYYNPASKGLHFAALMDDVKNAPNRSFFLLHPCAHNPTGIDPTDEQWRDISYLFKVKNHFPFFDMAYQGFASGDLEKDAQAIRIFLDDGHLIGCAQSFAKTMGLYGQRVGCLSVLCVDKNQATAVKSQLQQIARAMYSNPPVHGALLVSTILGDPSLKSLWVKEVKVMSDRIMKMRAALRDNLEKLGSARTWEHITNQVGMFWYSGLNPEQVDRLRNEFHIYMTHDGRISMAGVTTGNVDYLTNAIHEVTKSG; translated from the exons ATGCGGAGATTCTTGGGGAGGAAATGGATGTCAacctcaaccgttggatggtgGGACAACGTAGTTCCCGCTCCCAAGGATCCTATGTTGTCTGTTACAGAGGCCTTCCTCTCTGACACTCACCCTAAAAAGATCAATCTCGGAGTG GGAGCTTTTCGTGATGATGAGGGAAATCCGGTTGTGCTTCAATGCGTTCGAGATGCAGAAGCGAGGGTCGCTGGTGCGGAGTACTT GGAGTCGCTTTCTAGGCAAGGCAGTCTGAAACTAGTTATGGAGAGCGTGAAACTCGCTTATGGGGAGAATTCGGATGTAGTAAAAGAGGGAAACTTCGCAGGTGTCCAAGCTATTTCTGGCACGGACGCATGCCGTCTATTTGCAGAGTTCCAAAGGAGATTTCAACCTGAGTCACGGATCTATCTACCGGTTCCAACTTGGCCCAA TCACCATAACATATGGAGAGATGCCCAAGTGCCCCAGAGGACCTTCCAGTACTACAACCCTGCATCTAAGGGGTTACACTTTGCAGCACTCATGGATGATGTCAAG AATGCACCGAATCGTTCTTTTTTCCTACTTCATCCTTGCGCTCACAATCCAACCGGCATTGATCCTACTGATGAACAGTGGCGAGACATATCATATCTATTCAAG GTGAAGAATCACTTCCCCTTCTTTGACATGGCTTATCAAGGTTTTGCTAGTGGAGACCTCGAGAAAGATGCCCAGGCAATTCGGATCTTTCTGGATGATGGGCATTTGATTGGCTGTGCTCAGTCATTTGCAAAGACAATGGGTTTATATGGACAACGAGTGGGATGTCTCAG TGTCCTTTGTGTGGATAAAAATCAAGCAACTGCAGTCAAAAGCCAGCTGCAGCAGATTGCCAGAGCAATGTACAGCAACCCACCTGTGCATGGAGCGTTACTGGTCTCCACCATCTTAGGTGATCCAAGCTTAAAGAGTCTCTGGGTTAAAGAGGTGAAG GTCATGTCAGATCGCATTATGAAAATGCGTGCTGCTCTACGTGATAATCTTGAAAAATTGGGATCTGCTCGCACTTGGGAGCATATAACTAACCAG GTTGGAATGTTCTGGTATAGTGGTTTAAACCCTGAACAGGTTGATCGACTTAGAAATGAATTCCATATTTACATGACACATGATGGTCGTATCAG CATGGCGGGTGTCACCACAGGAAATGTGGACTATTTGACAAATGCAATTCATGAAGTCACTAAATCTGGTTAG
- the LOC122671942 gene encoding aspartate aminotransferase, mitochondrial-like isoform X2: MRRFLGRKWMSTSTVGWWDNVVPAPKDPMLSVTEAFLSDTHPKKINLGVGAFRDDEGNPVVLQCVRDAEARVAGAEYLESLSRQGSLKLVMESVKLAYGENSDVVKEGNFAGVQAISGTDACRLFAEFQRRFQPESRIYLPVPTWPNHHNIWRDAQVPQRTFQYYNPASKGLHFAALMDDVKNAPNRSFFLLHPCAHNPTGIDPTDEQWRDISYLFKVKNHFPFFDMAYQGFASGDLEKDAQAIRIFLDDGHLIGCAQSFAKTMGLYGQRVGCLSVLCVDKNQATAVKSQLQQIARAMYSNPPVHGALLVSTILGDPSLKSLWVKEVMSDRIMKMRAALRDNLEKLGSARTWEHITNQVGMFWYSGLNPEQVDRLRNEFHIYMTHDGRISMAGVTTGNVDYLTNAIHEVTKSG, encoded by the exons ATGCGGAGATTCTTGGGGAGGAAATGGATGTCAacctcaaccgttggatggtgGGACAACGTAGTTCCCGCTCCCAAGGATCCTATGTTGTCTGTTACAGAGGCCTTCCTCTCTGACACTCACCCTAAAAAGATCAATCTCGGAGTG GGAGCTTTTCGTGATGATGAGGGAAATCCGGTTGTGCTTCAATGCGTTCGAGATGCAGAAGCGAGGGTCGCTGGTGCGGAGTACTT GGAGTCGCTTTCTAGGCAAGGCAGTCTGAAACTAGTTATGGAGAGCGTGAAACTCGCTTATGGGGAGAATTCGGATGTAGTAAAAGAGGGAAACTTCGCAGGTGTCCAAGCTATTTCTGGCACGGACGCATGCCGTCTATTTGCAGAGTTCCAAAGGAGATTTCAACCTGAGTCACGGATCTATCTACCGGTTCCAACTTGGCCCAA TCACCATAACATATGGAGAGATGCCCAAGTGCCCCAGAGGACCTTCCAGTACTACAACCCTGCATCTAAGGGGTTACACTTTGCAGCACTCATGGATGATGTCAAG AATGCACCGAATCGTTCTTTTTTCCTACTTCATCCTTGCGCTCACAATCCAACCGGCATTGATCCTACTGATGAACAGTGGCGAGACATATCATATCTATTCAAG GTGAAGAATCACTTCCCCTTCTTTGACATGGCTTATCAAGGTTTTGCTAGTGGAGACCTCGAGAAAGATGCCCAGGCAATTCGGATCTTTCTGGATGATGGGCATTTGATTGGCTGTGCTCAGTCATTTGCAAAGACAATGGGTTTATATGGACAACGAGTGGGATGTCTCAG TGTCCTTTGTGTGGATAAAAATCAAGCAACTGCAGTCAAAAGCCAGCTGCAGCAGATTGCCAGAGCAATGTACAGCAACCCACCTGTGCATGGAGCGTTACTGGTCTCCACCATCTTAGGTGATCCAAGCTTAAAGAGTCTCTGGGTTAAAGAG GTCATGTCAGATCGCATTATGAAAATGCGTGCTGCTCTACGTGATAATCTTGAAAAATTGGGATCTGCTCGCACTTGGGAGCATATAACTAACCAG GTTGGAATGTTCTGGTATAGTGGTTTAAACCCTGAACAGGTTGATCGACTTAGAAATGAATTCCATATTTACATGACACATGATGGTCGTATCAG CATGGCGGGTGTCACCACAGGAAATGTGGACTATTTGACAAATGCAATTCATGAAGTCACTAAATCTGGTTAG
- the LOC122671942 gene encoding aspartate aminotransferase, mitochondrial-like isoform X4 gives MMREIRLCFNAFEMQKRGSLVRSTCVQAISGTDACRLFAEFQRRFQPESRIYLPVPTWPNHHNIWRDAQVPQRTFQYYNPASKGLHFAALMDDVKNAPNRSFFLLHPCAHNPTGIDPTDEQWRDISYLFKVKNHFPFFDMAYQGFASGDLEKDAQAIRIFLDDGHLIGCAQSFAKTMGLYGQRVGCLSVLCVDKNQATAVKSQLQQIARAMYSNPPVHGALLVSTILGDPSLKSLWVKEVKVMSDRIMKMRAALRDNLEKLGSARTWEHITNQVGMFWYSGLNPEQVDRLRNEFHIYMTHDGRISMAGVTTGNVDYLTNAIHEVTKSG, from the exons ATGATGAGGGAAATCCGGTTGTGCTTCAATGCGTTCGAGATGCAGAAGCGAGGGTCGCTGGTGCGGAGTACTT GTGTCCAAGCTATTTCTGGCACGGACGCATGCCGTCTATTTGCAGAGTTCCAAAGGAGATTTCAACCTGAGTCACGGATCTATCTACCGGTTCCAACTTGGCCCAA TCACCATAACATATGGAGAGATGCCCAAGTGCCCCAGAGGACCTTCCAGTACTACAACCCTGCATCTAAGGGGTTACACTTTGCAGCACTCATGGATGATGTCAAG AATGCACCGAATCGTTCTTTTTTCCTACTTCATCCTTGCGCTCACAATCCAACCGGCATTGATCCTACTGATGAACAGTGGCGAGACATATCATATCTATTCAAG GTGAAGAATCACTTCCCCTTCTTTGACATGGCTTATCAAGGTTTTGCTAGTGGAGACCTCGAGAAAGATGCCCAGGCAATTCGGATCTTTCTGGATGATGGGCATTTGATTGGCTGTGCTCAGTCATTTGCAAAGACAATGGGTTTATATGGACAACGAGTGGGATGTCTCAG TGTCCTTTGTGTGGATAAAAATCAAGCAACTGCAGTCAAAAGCCAGCTGCAGCAGATTGCCAGAGCAATGTACAGCAACCCACCTGTGCATGGAGCGTTACTGGTCTCCACCATCTTAGGTGATCCAAGCTTAAAGAGTCTCTGGGTTAAAGAGGTGAAG GTCATGTCAGATCGCATTATGAAAATGCGTGCTGCTCTACGTGATAATCTTGAAAAATTGGGATCTGCTCGCACTTGGGAGCATATAACTAACCAG GTTGGAATGTTCTGGTATAGTGGTTTAAACCCTGAACAGGTTGATCGACTTAGAAATGAATTCCATATTTACATGACACATGATGGTCGTATCAG CATGGCGGGTGTCACCACAGGAAATGTGGACTATTTGACAAATGCAATTCATGAAGTCACTAAATCTGGTTAG
- the LOC122671942 gene encoding aspartate aminotransferase, mitochondrial-like isoform X3 produces the protein MMREIRLCFNAFEMQKRGSLVRSTYIGRESLSRQGSLKLVMESVKLAYGENSDVVKEGNFAGVQAISGTDACRLFAEFQRRFQPESRIYLPVPTWPNHHNIWRDAQVPQRTFQYYNPASKGLHFAALMDDVKNAPNRSFFLLHPCAHNPTGIDPTDEQWRDISYLFKVKNHFPFFDMAYQGFASGDLEKDAQAIRIFLDDGHLIGCAQSFAKTMGLYGQRVGCLSVLCVDKNQATAVKSQLQQIARAMYSNPPVHGALLVSTILGDPSLKSLWVKEVKVMSDRIMKMRAALRDNLEKLGSARTWEHITNQVGMFWYSGLNPEQVDRLRNEFHIYMTHDGRISMAGVTTGNVDYLTNAIHEVTKSG, from the exons ATGATGAGGGAAATCCGGTTGTGCTTCAATGCGTTCGAGATGCAGAAGCGAGGGTCGCTGGTGCGGAGTACTT ACATTGGCAGGGAGTCGCTTTCTAGGCAAGGCAGTCTGAAACTAGTTATGGAGAGCGTGAAACTCGCTTATGGGGAGAATTCGGATGTAGTAAAAGAGGGAAACTTCGCAGGTGTCCAAGCTATTTCTGGCACGGACGCATGCCGTCTATTTGCAGAGTTCCAAAGGAGATTTCAACCTGAGTCACGGATCTATCTACCGGTTCCAACTTGGCCCAA TCACCATAACATATGGAGAGATGCCCAAGTGCCCCAGAGGACCTTCCAGTACTACAACCCTGCATCTAAGGGGTTACACTTTGCAGCACTCATGGATGATGTCAAG AATGCACCGAATCGTTCTTTTTTCCTACTTCATCCTTGCGCTCACAATCCAACCGGCATTGATCCTACTGATGAACAGTGGCGAGACATATCATATCTATTCAAG GTGAAGAATCACTTCCCCTTCTTTGACATGGCTTATCAAGGTTTTGCTAGTGGAGACCTCGAGAAAGATGCCCAGGCAATTCGGATCTTTCTGGATGATGGGCATTTGATTGGCTGTGCTCAGTCATTTGCAAAGACAATGGGTTTATATGGACAACGAGTGGGATGTCTCAG TGTCCTTTGTGTGGATAAAAATCAAGCAACTGCAGTCAAAAGCCAGCTGCAGCAGATTGCCAGAGCAATGTACAGCAACCCACCTGTGCATGGAGCGTTACTGGTCTCCACCATCTTAGGTGATCCAAGCTTAAAGAGTCTCTGGGTTAAAGAGGTGAAG GTCATGTCAGATCGCATTATGAAAATGCGTGCTGCTCTACGTGATAATCTTGAAAAATTGGGATCTGCTCGCACTTGGGAGCATATAACTAACCAG GTTGGAATGTTCTGGTATAGTGGTTTAAACCCTGAACAGGTTGATCGACTTAGAAATGAATTCCATATTTACATGACACATGATGGTCGTATCAG CATGGCGGGTGTCACCACAGGAAATGTGGACTATTTGACAAATGCAATTCATGAAGTCACTAAATCTGGTTAG
- the LOC122671943 gene encoding peroxidase P7-like, protein MASSSSFIATPTMSLLLLLLLLVGSSSAQLSTTFYSNSCPKLASTVKSVVQSAISKEKRMGASLVRLFFHDCFVNGCDGSILLDDTSSFTGEKNANPNRNSARGFDVIDNIKTAVEKVCPGVVSCADIVATAARDSVVTLGGPNWNVKLGRRDSKTASQSAANNGIPPPTSSLSNLISKFQGVGLSTKDMVALSGAHTIGQARCTNFRAHIYNETNIDTSFAQTRKGNCPLPSGSGDNNLAPLDIQTPTSFDNNYFKNLINTKGLLHSDQQLFNGGSTDSLVRSYSSNPSTFNSDFSAAMIKMGDISPLTGSSGEIRKNCRKTN, encoded by the exons atggcttcttcttcttctttcattgcCACTCCAACAATGtctcttcttctactactactacttttGGTGGGGAGTTCCTCTGCTCAACTCTCCACCACCTTCTACTCAAATTCTTGTCCCAAACTCGCATCTACAGTGAAATCCGTCGTTCAATCTGCGATATCAAAAGAGAAGCGAATGGGTGCTTCTCTCGTTCGTCTCTTCTTCCATGACTGCTTCGTCAAT GGATGTGATGGGTCAATACTGTTAGATGACACATCAAGCTTTACAGGAGAAAAGAATGCAAACCCTAATCGGAATTCAGCTAGGGGATTCGATGTAATTGATAATATAAAGACTGCTGTGGAGAAAGTGTGCCCTGGGGTTGTGTCCTGTGCTGATATCGTGGCTACTGCTGCCCGAGACTCTGTGGTCACT CTTGGAGGGCCTAATTGGAATGTGAAACTTGGAAGAAGAGATTCTAAGACAGCAAGCCAATCTGCTGCAAATAATGGCATCCCTCCACCAACTTCAAGCCTTAGCAACCTAATCTCTAAGTTCCAAGGAGTGGGTCTCTCCACCAAAGACATGGTTGCCTTATCtg GTGCCCACACAATTGGTCAAGCAAGGTGTACTAACTTCAGAGCCCACATATACAATGAGACCAACATAGACACTTCCTTTGCCCAAACAAGGAAAGGGAATTGCCCATTACCTTCTGGGTCAGGAGACAATAATTTGGCACCTCTAGACATTCAAACCCCTACTTCTTTTGACAACAACTACTTCAAGAATCTCATTAATACTAAAGGGCTGCTTCACTCTGATCAGCAATTATTCAATGGTGGATCCACAGATTCCCTTGTGAGGTCATACAGCAGTAACCCTAGCACCTTCAACTCTGACTTCAGTGCTGCCATGATCAAGATGGGAGACATCAGTCCCCTCACTGGCTCTAGTGGAGAGATTAGGAAGAACTGCAGGAAGACCAACTAA